In uncultured Desulfobacter sp., one DNA window encodes the following:
- a CDS encoding transposase, which translates to MEPEHFFCRPQNTAQKKYEALRAFYVEKRQAEDVAKQFGYKLSSFYSLTRDFKKNLSQENPDQHFFISKPAGRRPKDDTSETNQYIIDSRKNHLSVPDIKAALDAQGETVSEGYIYNLLKKEGFARLPRRKSTTREKTSASLKIEAPKSYMLDFAPESFTGQNSFGVLCLLPYLQQYSIDRLIQNSNYPETGTINRLSSILCFVALKLSNVRRYSADDIWCMDRGLGLFAGLNVLPKTSWYTSYSHRITSEMNKEFLKGLHQILLHEGLLSDTSNIDFTTIPYWGDDSHLENNWSGTRNKALASIAAVLAQDPDSGIITYGDTNVRHQQKNQVAIEFLDFYNANSGNDLKYLVFDSKFTTYENLAKLGKEIKFLTIRRRGKKIVEELSQKSPSSWKKVRVTMANGKGRNLRVNDEKIFLKDYGGEVRQIAITGHGKIKPALLITNDFDKPCDKLIRKYTRRWLVEKGISEQIEFFHLNKVSSSMVIKVDFDLTMSILTHNLLRLFAMDLPGYSHISDYSLYKKFLAMTGNVQIEADQVTIKIKKKRNLPLLLTTMQKFKKMRLRFFENKTFSVIGDSTT; encoded by the coding sequence ATGGAACCCGAACATTTTTTTTGTCGACCACAAAATACCGCTCAAAAAAAGTACGAAGCTCTTCGTGCTTTTTATGTCGAAAAACGTCAAGCCGAAGACGTTGCCAAACAATTTGGCTATAAGTTGAGTTCATTCTATTCTTTAACCCGTGATTTTAAGAAAAATCTGTCGCAGGAAAATCCTGATCAGCATTTTTTTATTTCCAAACCAGCTGGCCGTAGACCTAAAGACGATACCAGCGAAACCAATCAATACATTATTGATTCTCGGAAAAATCATCTTTCAGTGCCTGACATCAAGGCCGCTCTTGATGCTCAGGGAGAAACTGTTTCTGAAGGATACATTTACAATCTACTCAAAAAAGAAGGATTCGCCCGACTTCCCCGCCGAAAAAGCACTACTCGTGAAAAGACAAGCGCTTCATTGAAAATAGAAGCACCGAAAAGTTATATGTTGGATTTTGCGCCTGAGTCATTTACCGGGCAAAATAGTTTTGGTGTGTTGTGTCTACTGCCATACCTGCAACAATATAGCATTGACAGGCTTATCCAAAATTCAAATTATCCGGAAACAGGCACAATAAACAGACTATCATCAATCCTGTGTTTCGTTGCCCTTAAATTGTCTAATGTCCGCAGATACTCTGCTGATGATATTTGGTGTATGGATAGAGGATTGGGGTTATTTGCCGGTTTGAATGTTCTTCCAAAAACTAGTTGGTACACCTCTTACTCTCATCGAATCACCAGTGAAATGAATAAAGAATTTCTCAAAGGGCTGCATCAAATATTGCTTCACGAAGGATTGCTTTCAGATACGTCCAATATTGATTTTACAACAATTCCGTATTGGGGAGACGATTCCCACCTTGAAAATAATTGGTCAGGAACACGGAATAAAGCGTTGGCAAGCATAGCTGCTGTATTAGCACAAGATCCAGATTCCGGTATCATTACATATGGCGACACTAATGTCAGGCATCAGCAAAAAAATCAAGTCGCAATTGAGTTCCTTGATTTTTATAATGCTAACAGCGGCAACGATCTGAAATACTTGGTTTTCGATAGCAAATTCACCACTTATGAAAATCTTGCCAAGCTTGGCAAAGAAATAAAATTTCTTACCATCCGAAGAAGGGGAAAAAAGATAGTCGAAGAACTTAGCCAAAAGTCGCCTTCATCATGGAAAAAAGTTAGAGTCACAATGGCAAATGGCAAAGGCCGAAACTTAAGAGTTAATGATGAAAAGATATTTCTAAAAGATTATGGTGGTGAGGTGCGGCAAATAGCAATAACAGGGCATGGTAAGATTAAACCAGCTCTATTAATAACAAACGATTTCGATAAACCCTGCGACAAGTTGATTAGAAAATATACAAGAAGATGGTTGGTTGAAAAAGGCATTTCAGAACAAATTGAATTCTTTCATCTAAACAAAGTATCATCATCAATGGTTATTAAAGTAGATTTTGATCTTACAATGTCCATACTTACACACAATTTGCTACGACTCTTTGCTATGGATTTACCTGGTTATTCGCATATCAGTGATTATTCTCTCTATAAAAAATTTCTTGCAATGACTGGGAATGTACAAATTGAAGCTGATCAGGTAACAATCAAAATTAAGAAAAAAAGAAACCTACCCTTACTGCTCACAACAATGCAAAAATTTAAAAAAATGAGGCTCAGATTTTTTGAAAATAAAACGTTCTCTGTTATTGGGGACAGCACAACTTGA